The Hyperolius riggenbachi isolate aHypRig1 chromosome 3, aHypRig1.pri, whole genome shotgun sequence genome window below encodes:
- the UPK3A gene encoding uroplakin-3a isoform X1 encodes MVVFRYLVLFAWLSQSHLGMAQVVPLLAKTAYVPINPTQTTVTLEKPFCVAAAASVNVFVVRNDAADTTTVLTTNTYASTNIGATAPYLAVNFPNPSCTNPPSLAQLNDLGLVQLTLDQYVIRIGNSTSCFNTPVCNGPLQDGTTYRFLYVFLGATQAVLTQTAWSQPITTPKATPYDNIDLWPGRRSGGMIVITSILSVLTFFVLAGLVAAIITSLMSPSGHIQTTHHEVRSSHTVPQKAQGIEEVASGTAERYAVNPQV; translated from the exons GCATGGCTCAGGTGGTGCCGCTGTTGGCAAAGACAGCGTATGTCCCCATTAACCCCACCCAGACTACAGTTACTTTGGAAAAGCCGTTCTGTGTCGCCGCCGCGGCTTCTGTAAATGTATTTGTGGTGAGGAACG ATGCTGCCGACACCACGACAGTCCTCACTACTAATACATACGCCTCAACAAACATCGGAGCCACTGCCCCCTATTTAGCTGTCAATTTTCCTAATCCCAGCTGCACAAACCCTCCATCTCTAGCTCAGCTGAACGACCTGGGGCTGGTGCAGTTGACACTAGATCAGTATGTAATCCGGATCGGAAACAGTACCTCCTGCTTTAACACTCCTGTTTGTAACGGACCTCTCCAGGACGGCACTACATACAG GTTTCTATATGTATTTCTTGGTGCAACTCAGGCTGTGCTGACCCAGACTGCCTGGTCACAGCCAATTACAACACCGAAAG CTACCCCTTATGACAACATTGACCTGTGGCCCGGCAGGAGGAGCGGTGGTATGATCGTCATTACCTCCATCCTCAGCGTCTTGACGTTCTTTGTCTTGGCGGGTCTTGTGGCGGCCATCATCACAAGCCTTAT GAGTCCTTCAGGCCACATACAGACTACTCACCACGAAGTTCGGTCGAGTCACACGGTCCCTCAGAAAGCGCAGGGCATCGAGGAGGTGGCCTCGGGGACTGCAGAGCGCTACGCCGTCAATCCACAAGTCTAA
- the UPK3A gene encoding uroplakin-3a isoform X2, producing the protein MAQVVPLLAKTAYVPINPTQTTVTLEKPFCVAAAASVNVFVVRNDAADTTTVLTTNTYASTNIGATAPYLAVNFPNPSCTNPPSLAQLNDLGLVQLTLDQYVIRIGNSTSCFNTPVCNGPLQDGTTYRFLYVFLGATQAVLTQTAWSQPITTPKATPYDNIDLWPGRRSGGMIVITSILSVLTFFVLAGLVAAIITSLMSPSGHIQTTHHEVRSSHTVPQKAQGIEEVASGTAERYAVNPQV; encoded by the exons ATGGCTCAGGTGGTGCCGCTGTTGGCAAAGACAGCGTATGTCCCCATTAACCCCACCCAGACTACAGTTACTTTGGAAAAGCCGTTCTGTGTCGCCGCCGCGGCTTCTGTAAATGTATTTGTGGTGAGGAACG ATGCTGCCGACACCACGACAGTCCTCACTACTAATACATACGCCTCAACAAACATCGGAGCCACTGCCCCCTATTTAGCTGTCAATTTTCCTAATCCCAGCTGCACAAACCCTCCATCTCTAGCTCAGCTGAACGACCTGGGGCTGGTGCAGTTGACACTAGATCAGTATGTAATCCGGATCGGAAACAGTACCTCCTGCTTTAACACTCCTGTTTGTAACGGACCTCTCCAGGACGGCACTACATACAG GTTTCTATATGTATTTCTTGGTGCAACTCAGGCTGTGCTGACCCAGACTGCCTGGTCACAGCCAATTACAACACCGAAAG CTACCCCTTATGACAACATTGACCTGTGGCCCGGCAGGAGGAGCGGTGGTATGATCGTCATTACCTCCATCCTCAGCGTCTTGACGTTCTTTGTCTTGGCGGGTCTTGTGGCGGCCATCATCACAAGCCTTAT GAGTCCTTCAGGCCACATACAGACTACTCACCACGAAGTTCGGTCGAGTCACACGGTCCCTCAGAAAGCGCAGGGCATCGAGGAGGTGGCCTCGGGGACTGCAGAGCGCTACGCCGTCAATCCACAAGTCTAA